One part of the Tachysurus vachellii isolate PV-2020 chromosome 6, HZAU_Pvac_v1, whole genome shotgun sequence genome encodes these proteins:
- the fbxo8 gene encoding F-box only protein 8, translating to MGQGLWRVARNQQLQQEYSEQCYLQRSERRRRMEPLLSETPMQTRRTLQCHADLGHLLRARKNKEEQGFIDLDMLPPELSITILSYLNATDLCLASCVWQELGNDEYLWQGLCKSTWGHCSIYNRLLPPGFSYRKLYMQLDEGSLTFNANPEEGITYLMSKSILLDHPKEIAKFIFYTRTLNWKMLRVYLDERRDVLDELVTLHNFSNQFLPNALRDFFRHIHAPEERGEYLETLITKFSHRFCACNPTLVRDVGLTPDAVYVLCYSLILLSIDLSSPHVKNKMSKREFIRNTRRAAQNISEDFVGHLYDNIYLIGHVAA from the exons atgGGTCAGGGCCTGTGGAGGGTGGCGAGAAaccagcagctgcagcaggagTACAGTGAGCAGTGTTACCTCCAGCGCAGCGAGCGTCGTCGCAGGATGGAGCCGCTGCTGAGCGAGACACCGATGCAGACGCGCCGCACGCTGCAGTGTCACGCTGACCTCGGACACCTGCTGCGCGCACGCAAGAACAAAGAGGAGCAGGGCTTCATCGACCTGGACATGCTGCCCCCAGAGCTCAGCATCACCATCCTGTCCTACCTGAATGCCACCGACCTGTGCCTGGCCTCCTGTGTGTGGCAAGAGCTGGGCAATGATGAGTACCTGTGGCAGGG TTTGTGCAAGTCCACTTGGGGTCACTGTTCCATCTACAACCGTCTCCTTCCCCCAGGTTTCTCCTACAGAAAACTCTACATGCAGCTCGATGAAGGAAGTTTGACGTTCAACGCTAACCCCGAGGAG ggtatCACTTACCTCATGTCCAAAAGTATTCTCCTGGATCACCCGAAGGAAATTGCCAAGTTCATATTCTACACCAGAACACTGAACTGGAAGATGCTGCGTGTTTATCTTGATGAACG CCGTGACGTGCTGGACGAGCTGGTCACACTACACAACTTCAGTAACCAGTTCCTCCCCAACGCACTGAGGGATTTCTTCAGACACATTCACGCCCCTGAGGAGCGCGGCGAGTACCTGGAGACGCTAATCACTAAGTTCTCACACCGTTTCTGTGCCTGTAACCCCACGCTGGTGAGGGATGTCGGCCTCACGCCCG ATGCCGTGTACGTGCTGTGCTACTCGCTCATCCTGCTCTCCATCGATCTGAGCAGCCCACACGTCAAGAACAAGATGTCCAAGCGCGAGTTCATCCGCAACACACGCCGCGCCGCACAGAACATCAGCGAGGACTTTGTGGGTCACCTGTACGACAACATCTATCTGATCGGACACGTGGCTGCCtaa